In one Nicotiana sylvestris chromosome 8, ASM39365v2, whole genome shotgun sequence genomic region, the following are encoded:
- the LOC104217876 gene encoding RGG repeats nuclear RNA binding protein A-like: MATLNPFDLLGDDAEDPSLFIAQKEAAPVAAAPKKAPAKAQAQPAKPVAKFPSKPLPPSEAVRESRYEGQRGGGRGGPRGGGRGRGGRGRGFNQDFADGENTFGSNNGFSGVYKAPEDGESGRSFERRGGGYGGPRGGFRGGRRGGFNNEEGAEGDRPRRVYDRRSGTGRGNDFKREGAGRANWGTPTDEIAPETEEPVTEGEKIVDPEKPAGEEDAGDAKKDSSAAAPEEKEPEEKEMTLEEYEKLLEEKRKALLAQKPEERKVNLDKEFESMQLLSNKKNEDDVFIKLGAEKDKRKEAVEKAKKTKSINEFLKPAEGENYYRGRGRGGRGGRGRGGYGGNGGNGGNNYSVEAPKIEDVGQFPSLGAK, encoded by the exons ATGGCAACTTTAAACCCATTTGATCTTTTGGGTGATGATGCAGAGGACCCAAGTTTGTTTATTGCTCAGAAAGAGGCTGCTCCGGTTGCTGCTGCTCCTAAGAAAGCTCCAGCTAAGGCCCAAGCTCAACCGGCTAAGCCAGTTGCCAAGTTTCCCTCTAAGCCCCTCCCTCCTTCTGAGGCTG TGAGGGAGTCCAGGTATGAAGGCCAACGAGGAGGAGGCCGTGGAGGTCCGCGTGGAGGAGGTCGTGGTCGCGGCGGACGGGGACGTGGGTTTAACCAGGATTTTGCTGATGGTGAGAATACCTTTGGTAGCAATAATGGTTTCTCTGGAGTGTACAAAGCACCAGAGGATGGAGAGTCAGGAAGGTCCTTTGAAAGGAGGGGTGGTGGATATGGTGGACCTCGTGGGGGATTCCGTGGGGGACGCCGGGGCGGTTTCAACAACGAGGAAGGTGCAGAAGGTGATCGCCCACGCAGAGTGTATGATCGACGAAGTGGAACTGGACGTGG GAATGACTTTAAACGGGAGGGTGCAGGTCGTGCGAACTGGGGAACTCCCACAGATGAGATTGCACC GGAGACAGAGGAGCCTGTTACTGAAGGAGAGAAGATTGTTGATCCTGAGAAACCAGCTGGGGAGGAAGATGCTGGAGATGCCAAAAAGGATTCTTCTGCTGCCGCGCCAGAAGAGAAGGAGCCTGAGGAGAAA GAGATGACCCTTGAGGAGTATGAGAAACTACTAGAGGAGAAGAGGAAGGCTTTGCTGGCTCAGAAGCCTGAAGAAAGAAAGGTTAATTTGGATAAGGAATTTGAATCCATGCAACTTCTATCTAACAAGAAGAATGAAGATGATGTTTTCATCAAATTA GGAGCTgagaaagataagcggaaagaggCAGTTGAAAAGGCCAAGAAG ACTAAAAGCATAAATGAGTTTCTGAAACCCGCTGAAGGGGAAAATTACTATCGAGGTAGGGGCCGTGGTGGCCGTGGTGGCCGTGGAAGAGGTGGCTATGGGGGTAACGGTGGTAATGGTGGTAACAACTACAGTGTTGAAGCCCCTAAGATTGAGGATGTTGGCCAGTTCCCATCTTTGGGTGCCAAGTAA